In Aerococcus loyolae, a genomic segment contains:
- a CDS encoding formate--tetrahydrofolate ligase: MLTDIEIAQANKSLPIKEIAKEVNLSEEDLIPYGHDKAKINHQALEKLKNNKKGRLILVTSINPTPAGEGKSTLTIGLGDALRRLDKKTMIALREPSLGPTMGLKGGAAGGGYAQVVPMEDINLHFTGDLHAITQANNLLSAIIDNHIQQGNQLGIDSRRITWKRVMDMNDRVLRHIVVGLGSPGNGYVREDGFDITVASEIMAILCLSRNLDELRQRFDKIVIGYTRDQEAITVKDLGCSGAMALLMKDAILPNLVQTLEHTPALIHGGPFANIAHGCNSVIATDTALRLADYVITEAGFGADLGAEKFMDIKVPILEKSPDAVVIVATVRALKHHGNPDLDKNAALEERLEAVRKGFANLGRHIQIMKSYQVPVLVAINHFKDDRDEEIELIKELCHKEETPSYLADVWEKGGQGALDLGQAVIDSVDGEENTTFQTLYQADQMNIEEKIQVINQKIYGGRSVEYSTEAKKQLVAIKKNGWDHLPICMAKTQYSLSDDPKLLGAPENFTLHIRELVPKLGAGFVVALTGNVLTMPGLPKQPAALKMSIDNQGKISGLF; encoded by the coding sequence ATGTTAACGGATATCGAAATTGCACAAGCTAATAAGTCTTTACCTATTAAAGAGATTGCTAAAGAAGTCAATTTAAGCGAAGAGGATTTGATTCCTTATGGCCATGATAAGGCTAAAATTAACCATCAAGCCCTTGAAAAATTAAAAAATAATAAAAAAGGTAGGCTAATTTTAGTAACATCGATTAATCCTACCCCTGCAGGCGAAGGAAAATCTACCTTGACCATTGGCTTAGGTGATGCCCTAAGACGCTTAGATAAAAAAACTATGATCGCCCTAAGAGAACCCTCATTGGGACCGACAATGGGACTAAAGGGCGGAGCAGCTGGGGGAGGCTACGCTCAAGTTGTGCCAATGGAGGATATAAACTTACATTTTACCGGTGACCTTCATGCCATAACCCAAGCTAATAACCTCTTATCGGCGATTATTGATAACCACATTCAACAAGGCAACCAATTAGGCATTGATAGCCGACGCATTACTTGGAAGCGGGTGATGGACATGAATGACCGCGTATTACGCCATATTGTGGTCGGCCTGGGGAGTCCTGGTAATGGCTATGTACGCGAAGACGGTTTTGATATTACCGTTGCCTCAGAGATTATGGCAATCCTTTGCCTTTCTAGAAACCTTGATGAATTACGTCAACGCTTCGATAAAATTGTGATTGGCTATACTCGAGACCAAGAAGCGATTACAGTAAAAGATTTAGGCTGTTCTGGTGCCATGGCCTTATTAATGAAGGATGCTATTTTACCTAATTTAGTGCAAACCCTAGAACATACGCCAGCATTGATCCATGGAGGACCTTTTGCTAATATTGCCCATGGCTGTAATTCAGTGATTGCAACCGATACAGCTCTTCGTTTAGCAGATTATGTGATAACTGAAGCTGGCTTTGGAGCTGACTTAGGGGCCGAAAAATTTATGGATATCAAGGTTCCTATCTTAGAAAAATCTCCTGATGCCGTAGTTATCGTGGCTACTGTAAGGGCCCTAAAACATCACGGCAATCCTGACTTGGATAAAAATGCAGCTTTAGAGGAAAGACTCGAGGCAGTTAGAAAAGGCTTTGCTAACTTAGGTCGACATATTCAAATTATGAAATCCTATCAAGTCCCTGTTTTAGTAGCTATTAATCACTTTAAGGACGACAGAGATGAAGAGATTGAACTGATAAAAGAGCTCTGCCACAAAGAGGAGACGCCGTCTTACTTAGCAGATGTCTGGGAAAAAGGAGGCCAAGGGGCGCTTGACCTTGGTCAAGCCGTGATCGACAGTGTTGATGGCGAAGAAAACACTACTTTCCAAACGCTTTATCAAGCCGACCAAATGAATATTGAAGAGAAAATTCAAGTGATTAATCAAAAAATATATGGCGGTAGAAGTGTTGAATATTCAACTGAGGCTAAGAAACAATTAGTGGCTATTAAGAAAAACGGCTGGGATCACTTACCGATATGTATGGCAAAAACCCAATATTCCCTGAGTGATGATCCTAAATTGCTAGGTGCTCCAGAGAATTTCACCCTACATATTCGCGAGTTAGTTCCTAAACTAGGAGCAGGCTTCGTTGTTGCTTTGACGGGTAATGTTTTAACCATGCCAGGTTTACCTAAGCAACCAGCCGCTCTCAAGATGTCTATTGATAATCAAGGAAAGATTAGTGGACTCTTCTAG
- a CDS encoding baeRF3 domain-containing protein produces MTVDKRLSRLVKANEERTSPKISIYMPTHRAAPENQQDPIRYENLLNEVKTQLETNYPDSDWQKPFDHLSKLIDEKVDFWQKNKEGLVILASDQLIEIFRLRQEQEEIAYVGDYFHLVPLLAYYEESFNVILADIAKDQVQLYLADQYSFEPTEIDEIKSSFYDIYDDNDSENKQTTSRGQGSIHSNQSKSAQVERDRDKYFSYLDQEFDKLAKEVERKILLAGTKENIAAFKKQSSSNVYLDTAIEQPISGENHQRIKELLAETLSPLARENLKAIEGNIEEARGASLLMEEVEDIQLAAKEGRIAELVIFYAESSTYASLIDELIHQIIINGGEISVIPAGSVSEMSIYALLRY; encoded by the coding sequence ATGACTGTTGACAAACGCTTATCTCGTCTAGTAAAAGCAAATGAAGAAAGAACTAGCCCAAAAATTTCCATCTATATGCCAACTCATCGAGCTGCTCCGGAAAATCAGCAAGACCCTATCCGCTATGAAAATTTACTCAATGAAGTCAAGACTCAATTAGAGACTAATTATCCCGATAGTGATTGGCAAAAGCCTTTTGATCACTTGTCTAAATTAATTGATGAAAAAGTCGATTTTTGGCAAAAAAATAAAGAGGGTTTGGTGATATTAGCTAGTGATCAGTTGATTGAGATCTTTAGATTACGTCAAGAGCAAGAGGAAATCGCTTATGTAGGAGATTATTTCCATTTGGTTCCCTTATTAGCTTATTATGAGGAATCTTTTAATGTGATTTTGGCTGATATTGCTAAAGACCAAGTCCAATTATATTTAGCTGACCAGTATTCCTTTGAACCTACTGAAATTGATGAAATCAAAAGTTCATTTTATGATATCTATGATGATAATGATTCTGAAAACAAGCAAACGACCTCTAGAGGCCAAGGGTCTATCCATTCCAATCAAAGCAAATCCGCCCAAGTTGAAAGAGATCGTGATAAATATTTCAGCTACCTCGATCAAGAATTCGACAAACTGGCTAAGGAAGTGGAAAGAAAAATATTATTAGCTGGTACCAAGGAGAATATTGCTGCCTTTAAAAAGCAATCCTCATCCAACGTTTACTTGGATACGGCAATTGAGCAGCCAATTAGCGGGGAAAACCACCAAAGAATTAAAGAGCTTTTGGCTGAGACACTATCACCACTAGCTAGAGAAAATCTTAAAGCCATAGAAGGTAATATCGAAGAAGCCAGGGGAGCTTCTCTTCTTATGGAAGAAGTTGAGGATATTCAGCTAGCCGCTAAAGAAGGGCGGATTGCTGAGTTAGTAATTTTCTATGCAGAGTCGTCGACTTATGCTAGTTTGATTGATGAATTAATTCATCAAATTATTATAAATGGTGGAGAGATTTCAGTTATTCCTGCTGGCTCTGTTTCAGAAATGTCTATTTATGCCTTATTACGTTATTAG
- the dnaJ gene encoding molecular chaperone DnaJ: MAKGDYYDILGVSKDASQKDIKRAYRKLAKKYHPDLNHDPGAEEKYKEVTEAYEVLSDENKRKQYDQFGHAGANGGFGGFGNGSYQSYSGQGFSGFEDIFDQFFGGQGGFGGFGSSTSQRSRTAPRRGDDLQYTMDLSFEEAIFGKEETISYKREEACQVCEGSGAKPGTSKKTCPTCNGQGVVQQVRNTPFGQMASQTTCSQCQGEGKIIEDPCTNCQGSGREDKTHTVKVKVPAGVEDGQSIRLSGQGSAGYNKGPAGDLYVVFRVAKSNIFQRKGSQISIDLPLNFAQAALGDEVEVPTVHGKVNLKIPAGTQSGDTIRLRGKGAPVLNRDRNGDQLVNIKIITPKHLNDKQKAALRDYAKASGNNVTEEEKNFFDKIKDAFS, translated from the coding sequence ATGGCTAAAGGAGATTACTATGACATTTTAGGTGTCAGTAAAGACGCCAGCCAGAAAGATATCAAGCGTGCTTACCGTAAACTAGCAAAAAAATACCATCCTGACTTAAACCATGATCCCGGTGCTGAAGAAAAATATAAAGAAGTGACGGAAGCTTATGAAGTTTTAAGTGATGAAAACAAACGGAAACAATACGATCAGTTTGGTCATGCTGGTGCGAATGGCGGTTTTGGTGGCTTTGGCAATGGAAGCTATCAATCCTATTCAGGTCAAGGTTTCTCTGGCTTTGAAGATATCTTCGATCAATTCTTTGGTGGTCAAGGCGGCTTCGGTGGCTTTGGTTCGTCTACTAGTCAACGGTCTAGGACTGCACCTCGCCGTGGGGATGACTTACAATACACCATGGATTTAAGCTTTGAAGAAGCTATCTTTGGTAAAGAAGAAACGATTTCCTATAAACGCGAAGAAGCCTGCCAGGTTTGTGAAGGCTCTGGCGCTAAACCGGGAACATCGAAGAAAACTTGTCCAACCTGTAATGGCCAAGGGGTAGTTCAACAAGTAAGAAATACGCCATTTGGACAAATGGCTAGCCAAACTACCTGTAGCCAATGTCAAGGTGAAGGTAAGATTATCGAAGACCCATGTACTAATTGCCAAGGAAGTGGTCGAGAAGATAAGACCCATACGGTTAAAGTGAAAGTTCCAGCCGGTGTCGAAGATGGTCAATCAATTCGTCTTTCCGGCCAAGGTTCAGCTGGCTATAACAAAGGCCCTGCCGGTGACCTCTATGTGGTCTTTCGGGTAGCTAAAAGCAATATTTTCCAACGGAAAGGGTCGCAAATCAGTATTGACTTGCCTCTAAACTTTGCCCAAGCCGCTCTGGGAGATGAAGTTGAGGTTCCAACCGTTCACGGTAAAGTAAACCTCAAAATTCCTGCTGGTACACAAAGTGGTGATACTATTCGTTTACGTGGCAAAGGCGCCCCAGTATTAAACCGTGACCGCAACGGGGACCAATTGGTCAATATTAAGATCATTACACCTAAACATCTCAATGACAAACAAAAGGCCGCTCTTCGAGACTATGCAAAGGCGTCAGGAAATAATGTCACTGAAGAAGAGAAGAATTTCTTTGATAAAATTAAGGATGCCTTTTCATAA
- the grpE gene encoding nucleotide exchange factor GrpE, translated as MSKVHDKNNQDVDPENIHEDEKSVQDKDKAQDLEQNQNNKADKDNELENLADDEKNKTAEEDKEVHENEKDSELQSIKKELEEKNDQILRLSAEIKNIQRRNNKERQDAAKYRSQHLAEKLLGAVDNLERALTIEADDEASRSMKRGIEMVLESIQSAFNDEEIKTIDPKGEKFDPNFHQSVSSVPANDGQESDTIVEVYQKGYVIKDRVLRPAMVVVAQ; from the coding sequence ATGAGCAAAGTTCATGATAAGAACAATCAGGATGTTGACCCAGAAAATATACACGAAGATGAAAAGTCAGTCCAGGATAAAGACAAGGCTCAAGATTTGGAACAAAATCAAAATAATAAAGCTGATAAGGATAATGAGTTAGAAAACCTGGCTGATGATGAGAAAAATAAAACCGCAGAAGAAGATAAAGAAGTCCATGAGAATGAAAAAGATAGTGAACTTCAAAGTATAAAGAAAGAACTTGAAGAAAAAAATGATCAAATTCTTCGTTTATCTGCGGAAATTAAGAATATTCAAAGAAGAAATAATAAGGAAAGACAAGATGCTGCTAAGTACCGTTCCCAACATTTAGCTGAAAAACTCTTAGGTGCAGTTGATAACTTAGAACGGGCCTTGACTATTGAAGCAGATGATGAAGCAAGTCGCAGTATGAAACGCGGCATTGAAATGGTATTGGAAAGTATTCAAAGTGCCTTTAATGATGAAGAAATTAAAACGATTGATCCTAAAGGCGAAAAATTTGATCCTAACTTCCACCAATCCGTTTCATCTGTTCCTGCTAATGACGGTCAAGAATCAGATACTATAGTTGAAGTTTATCAAAAAGGCTATGTCATCAAGGACCGTGTCTTAAGACCAGCTATGGTAGTCGTTGCACAATAA
- the ribF gene encoding riboflavin biosynthesis protein RibF, with product MQVITIHHPIDQNLKNNEGIVLALGFFDGVHRGHQAVIKAARKEAFKRKLPLAVMTFNISPLIVNQDLHPNQMKYLTQNQEKMLLLESFGVDRVYLVDYTSAFSNQSPKAFVDNYLVGLNAKVVVAGFDYTYGAKAIANMKNLPDYAEDRFKIIEVPVLNENNNKIASKQIRKELTEGSLEEANQALGYPYFFRGLVINGFKRGRTLGFPTANIYTQASTLIPKVGVYLVQCQINHQLFWGMASIGYNVTFGDDNDKTIEINLFDFESEIYGEEMLVFWYEYLRGEKKFSSVEAMVEQLNQDKSDCLSRLQKYENYQN from the coding sequence ATGCAAGTAATAACCATTCATCATCCCATAGACCAGAATCTTAAAAATAATGAGGGTATCGTTTTAGCTTTGGGTTTTTTTGATGGTGTCCATCGTGGCCATCAAGCAGTGATTAAAGCTGCAAGGAAGGAAGCTTTCAAACGCAAGCTTCCATTAGCGGTAATGACATTTAATATTTCACCTTTAATTGTTAATCAAGACCTTCACCCTAATCAAATGAAATACCTGACGCAAAATCAAGAAAAGATGCTTTTACTTGAGTCATTTGGGGTAGATCGGGTTTACTTAGTTGATTATACCAGTGCCTTTTCTAATCAAAGTCCCAAAGCTTTCGTTGATAATTATCTGGTTGGTTTAAATGCTAAGGTAGTTGTTGCGGGCTTTGACTATACCTATGGGGCTAAAGCCATAGCCAATATGAAAAACTTGCCAGACTATGCCGAAGATCGCTTCAAAATTATTGAAGTTCCAGTATTGAATGAAAATAATAATAAAATTGCTTCCAAACAGATTCGCAAGGAACTGACCGAGGGATCGCTGGAAGAAGCTAACCAGGCTCTGGGCTACCCTTATTTCTTCCGTGGTTTAGTTATTAATGGCTTTAAACGTGGTCGTACCCTAGGCTTTCCAACGGCTAATATCTATACCCAGGCCAGCACTTTAATTCCCAAAGTTGGTGTTTATTTGGTTCAATGTCAGATCAACCATCAGCTATTCTGGGGAATGGCTTCCATTGGATATAATGTCACTTTTGGCGATGATAATGACAAAACCATTGAAATTAACTTGTTTGATTTTGAGTCAGAAATTTATGGTGAAGAAATGCTGGTATTTTGGTACGAATATTTACGGGGGGAAAAGAAATTCTCTAGTGTAGAGGCTATGGTGGAACAGTTGAATCAAGATAAAAGTGACTGTTTAAGTCGCCTTCAAAAATATGAAAATTATCAAAATTAA
- the hrcA gene encoding heat-inducible transcriptional repressor HrcA yields the protein MLSKRQIIVLKAIIDAYSQSEEPIGSKSILKLTGLEASSATIRNDMAKLEKLDLIKKMHSSSGRVPTEAGYRFYINYILPKNGGIIDSGLSEAENEKVSEIFQSPYLALDEIVNRSTELLAELTNYVAISLGPDAYHYHLAGFRFVPVTSRQVMLVLVTEEGTVETQIYRLPDSVSMEALEDMANIINRDLIGLSLPSVLVRLKSNYMSYFDESIRRLLYEGSMIEDLLKKMDASRVFVKGKANLYNHLYQSDAYQQVENLNRLFANPNLLDTLIDPGDQGIQVKVGKDMQADGLNHLSIMATNFVGGNNDQQTISVAILGPENMSYLRMAQLFQGVRLQLNHYIDSYYKNDKEEG from the coding sequence ATGTTAAGTAAAAGACAAATTATTGTTTTAAAAGCGATTATTGACGCCTATAGTCAAAGTGAAGAACCGATTGGCTCTAAATCGATTCTAAAACTGACTGGCCTTGAGGCAAGTTCTGCAACTATTAGAAATGATATGGCAAAACTTGAAAAACTTGATTTGATTAAAAAGATGCACTCTTCTTCCGGAAGAGTGCCCACTGAAGCCGGCTATCGTTTCTACATTAATTATATTCTTCCCAAGAACGGTGGAATTATCGATAGTGGATTAAGTGAAGCGGAAAATGAAAAGGTGAGTGAAATATTTCAATCACCTTACTTGGCTTTAGATGAAATTGTCAATCGCTCAACTGAACTTTTAGCTGAGCTAACTAACTATGTGGCGATTTCCTTAGGACCTGACGCTTACCATTATCACTTAGCAGGATTTCGCTTTGTACCGGTAACTAGTCGGCAAGTGATGCTTGTCTTAGTGACAGAAGAAGGAACAGTGGAAACGCAAATCTATCGTTTGCCAGACAGTGTATCTATGGAAGCTTTAGAGGATATGGCAAATATTATTAACCGTGATTTAATAGGTTTAAGTCTTCCTAGCGTCCTTGTACGCCTTAAAAGTAACTATATGTCCTATTTCGATGAATCAATTCGACGCTTACTTTATGAAGGAAGTATGATAGAAGATTTACTAAAAAAAATGGATGCTTCACGCGTCTTTGTTAAAGGTAAGGCAAATCTTTATAACCATCTCTATCAAAGTGATGCTTATCAACAGGTAGAGAATTTAAATCGCCTATTTGCTAATCCTAACTTATTAGATACACTCATTGATCCGGGTGATCAAGGGATTCAAGTGAAGGTAGGTAAGGACATGCAGGCTGATGGCCTCAATCATTTATCTATTATGGCTACCAATTTTGTTGGCGGTAATAATGATCAACAAACGATTTCTGTGGCTATTCTCGGCCCAGAAAATATGTCTTACCTGCGCATGGCTCAACTATTTCAAGGTGTGAGACTACAACTCAATCACTATATCGATTCATATTATAAAAATGATAAAGAGGAGGGGTAA
- the lepA gene encoding translation elongation factor 4, producing the protein MDINELKERQKRIRNFSIVAHIDHGKSTLADRILQKTGTVSDREMHDQLLDSMDLEQERGITIKLNAVELEYQAEDGQEYIFHLIDTPGHVDFAYEVSRSLQACEGALLVVDAAQGIEAQTLANAYLAVDNDLELVPVINKIDLPAANPEYVRTEIEDIIGIDASEAVLCSAKTGIGIEEILEQIVTKIPAPQGDIEAPLQALIFDSVYDSYRGVVLSVRIENGIVKPGDTIELMSNGKQFDVTDLGIMSPHPISRDYLMAGDVGYITASIKTIQDTKVGDTVTLADRPAAEALPGYRPMMPMVYSGLYPVDSADYVALREALEKLQLNDASLTFEPESSQALGFGYRCGFLGMLHMDVTQERLERDFNLDLIMTAPSVIYHVYKTDGEMVEVSNPSEMPDNTQIDWIEEPYVRAEIMVPKDFVGNVMELAQQKRGNFVNMEYLDDIRVNIIYEMPLNEVIFDFFDRLKSGTKGYASLDYQLIGYQKSNLVKLDILLSGEPVDALSTIVHRDFAYDRGRKLAEKLKEVIPRQMFEVPVQAAIGNKIIARTTIKAYRKDVTAKLYGGDVTRRQKLLKKQKEGKKRMKAVGSVEVPQEAFLAILDMDDDK; encoded by the coding sequence ATTGATATTAATGAATTAAAAGAAAGACAAAAACGCATAAGAAATTTTTCTATTGTGGCCCATATTGACCATGGTAAGTCAACTTTAGCTGACCGTATTTTGCAAAAGACTGGGACGGTTTCTGACCGGGAAATGCATGATCAACTACTTGATTCCATGGATTTAGAGCAAGAACGTGGCATCACCATTAAATTAAATGCCGTCGAATTAGAGTACCAAGCAGAAGATGGCCAAGAATATATCTTCCATTTGATCGATACTCCTGGACACGTCGACTTTGCCTATGAAGTATCACGGAGTCTGCAAGCCTGTGAGGGGGCGCTTTTGGTGGTAGATGCAGCTCAGGGAATTGAAGCACAAACTTTGGCAAATGCTTATTTAGCAGTGGATAATGATCTTGAGTTAGTGCCAGTCATCAATAAGATTGATCTACCTGCAGCTAATCCTGAATATGTTAGAACTGAAATTGAGGATATTATCGGTATTGATGCCAGCGAGGCGGTCTTGTGTAGTGCTAAGACGGGGATTGGTATTGAGGAAATCCTGGAACAAATTGTGACTAAAATACCTGCACCCCAGGGAGACATCGAAGCCCCTCTCCAAGCTTTAATTTTTGACTCCGTCTATGACTCTTATCGGGGAGTCGTTTTGAGTGTGCGGATTGAAAACGGCATCGTAAAACCTGGCGATACTATCGAATTAATGAGTAATGGTAAACAGTTTGATGTCACTGATCTAGGAATTATGTCGCCTCACCCTATTAGTCGGGATTATTTAATGGCTGGCGATGTAGGCTATATTACTGCAAGTATTAAGACTATTCAAGATACTAAAGTGGGCGATACTGTGACTTTAGCAGATCGTCCGGCAGCAGAAGCCCTACCTGGCTATCGTCCTATGATGCCTATGGTATATAGTGGTTTGTATCCAGTGGATTCAGCTGACTACGTTGCCCTTAGAGAAGCCTTAGAAAAGCTGCAATTAAACGACGCCTCTCTAACCTTTGAGCCGGAATCTTCTCAAGCTTTAGGTTTTGGCTATCGGTGTGGCTTCTTAGGTATGCTCCATATGGATGTTACTCAAGAACGATTAGAGCGTGATTTCAACCTTGATTTAATCATGACCGCACCATCGGTTATTTACCATGTTTATAAAACCGATGGGGAAATGGTAGAGGTATCCAACCCTTCTGAAATGCCAGATAATACCCAAATTGATTGGATCGAAGAGCCCTATGTCCGTGCTGAAATTATGGTGCCTAAGGATTTTGTTGGAAATGTCATGGAGCTCGCCCAACAAAAGCGGGGAAATTTTGTCAATATGGAATATCTGGATGATATTCGGGTGAATATTATTTATGAAATGCCCCTGAATGAAGTGATTTTTGACTTCTTTGACCGTCTAAAATCCGGCACCAAGGGCTACGCTTCGCTTGACTATCAATTGATTGGTTATCAAAAGAGCAATTTAGTCAAACTCGATATCTTACTAAGCGGAGAACCTGTCGATGCCTTGAGTACTATTGTTCACCGTGATTTTGCCTATGATCGCGGACGTAAACTAGCCGAAAAATTAAAAGAAGTGATTCCTCGGCAAATGTTTGAAGTGCCTGTTCAAGCAGCCATTGGTAATAAAATTATTGCCCGCACCACGATCAAGGCTTATCGAAAAGATGTTACCGCCAAGTTATACGGTGGTGACGTCACCAGAAGACAGAAGCTGTTGAAGAAACAAAAAGAAGGCAAGAAGCGCATGAAGGCAGTAGGATCTGTTGAAGTGCCTCAGGAAGCCTTCCTGGCCATCTTGGATATGGATGATGATAAATAG
- the dnaK gene encoding molecular chaperone DnaK has product MSKIIGIDLGTTNSAVSVLEGGEPVIITNPEGNRTSPSVVAFKDGEIQVGEVAKRQMVTNPNTVASIKRHMGESGYKVHVNDKDYTPEEISAMILQYLKGYAEDYLGESVSKAVITVPAYFNDAQRQATKDAGKIAGLEVERIVNEPTAAALAYGLDKDDKDEQILVFDLGGGTFDVSVLELGDGVFEVLSTAGDNKLGGDDFDQRIVDYLVEEFKKDNGIDLSNDKMAMQRLKDAAEKAKKDLSGVTSTQISLPFISAGESGPLHLELTLTRAKFNELTDDLVDRTTKPVQQALADADLSKSDIDQVILVGGSTRIPAVVDHVKELTGQDPHRGVNPDEVVAMGAAIQGGVITGDVKDVVLLDVTPLSLGIETMGGVFTKLIDRNTTIPTSKSQVFSTAADNQPAVDIHVLQGERPMAADNKTLGRFQLTDINPAPRGVPQIEVKFDIDKNGIVNVSATDKGTGKEQAITIQSNSGLTDEEIDRMMKDAEANAEEDNKRKEEAELKNEVEQIIHQTEKTTKDVEGKADQADIDKANQLKDELKAAQEAGNTDEMKAKKDELMEVLQQLTVKLYEANQAEGQSENQDNNDDGTVEGDFEEVNDDK; this is encoded by the coding sequence ATGAGTAAAATTATAGGAATTGACTTAGGAACTACAAACTCTGCCGTTTCAGTATTAGAAGGTGGAGAACCAGTAATTATTACTAACCCAGAAGGTAACCGTACTTCACCTTCTGTAGTAGCTTTTAAAGATGGCGAAATTCAAGTAGGGGAAGTCGCTAAACGTCAAATGGTGACAAATCCAAATACAGTTGCTTCTATTAAACGTCATATGGGAGAATCCGGTTACAAGGTTCATGTTAATGACAAGGATTACACACCAGAAGAAATTTCTGCTATGATCTTACAATACCTAAAAGGCTACGCTGAAGATTACTTAGGAGAAAGTGTAAGTAAGGCTGTTATTACTGTGCCAGCTTACTTTAACGACGCCCAACGTCAAGCAACCAAAGATGCTGGTAAAATTGCCGGCTTAGAAGTTGAACGGATTGTTAACGAACCTACTGCAGCTGCTTTAGCTTATGGTTTAGACAAAGATGATAAAGACGAACAAATCCTAGTCTTTGACCTAGGTGGGGGGACCTTTGACGTTTCTGTCTTAGAACTCGGTGACGGTGTCTTTGAAGTTTTATCTACTGCCGGTGATAATAAATTAGGTGGGGATGACTTTGACCAACGCATTGTGGATTACTTAGTTGAAGAATTTAAGAAGGATAATGGGATCGATCTTTCCAATGATAAAATGGCTATGCAACGTCTAAAAGATGCTGCCGAAAAAGCGAAAAAGGATTTATCCGGAGTTACCTCTACACAAATCAGCTTACCATTCATTTCTGCTGGTGAAAGTGGCCCATTACACTTAGAATTAACCTTAACTCGGGCAAAATTCAATGAACTTACTGATGACTTAGTTGACCGGACCACTAAACCCGTTCAACAAGCCTTAGCTGACGCTGATTTATCCAAGTCAGATATTGACCAAGTGATTTTAGTTGGTGGTTCTACCCGTATTCCGGCAGTGGTTGACCATGTTAAAGAATTAACTGGCCAAGACCCACACCGTGGTGTTAACCCGGATGAAGTGGTTGCTATGGGTGCTGCTATTCAAGGTGGTGTGATTACTGGTGACGTTAAAGACGTTGTCTTACTCGATGTTACGCCATTATCCTTAGGTATTGAAACCATGGGAGGGGTCTTCACCAAATTAATTGATCGGAACACGACTATCCCAACCTCTAAATCCCAAGTCTTTTCAACAGCTGCAGATAACCAACCCGCTGTAGATATCCATGTCTTACAAGGTGAACGTCCAATGGCTGCTGACAACAAGACTTTAGGTCGTTTCCAATTAACCGATATTAATCCAGCTCCTCGTGGTGTTCCTCAAATCGAAGTGAAATTTGATATTGATAAAAACGGGATCGTTAATGTTTCAGCGACAGACAAAGGCACCGGTAAAGAACAAGCAATTACCATTCAATCAAATTCTGGTTTAACCGATGAAGAAATTGACCGCATGATGAAAGATGCTGAAGCTAACGCTGAAGAAGATAACAAGCGTAAAGAAGAAGCAGAATTGAAGAATGAAGTTGAACAAATCATCCATCAAACCGAAAAAACTACTAAGGATGTTGAAGGTAAAGCCGATCAAGCAGATATTGATAAAGCCAACCAATTAAAAGATGAACTAAAGGCTGCTCAAGAAGCTGGAAATACTGATGAAATGAAGGCTAAGAAGGACGAATTAATGGAAGTCCTGCAACAATTAACAGTGAAACTTTACGAAGCTAACCAAGCAGAAGGCCAAAGTGAAAATCAAGATAATAATGATGATGGTACCGTTGAAGGTGACTTCGAAGAAGTAAATGATGATAAATAA
- a CDS encoding type II toxin-antitoxin system PemK/MazF family toxin — protein MAYQPRQKDIVWINFNPSKGHEIQKRRPALIVSSDDYNHATHFVIVCPITNTKRKLKTHLRLKGYQTTGQVMTQQMYSLDVTEAGGREIQYIERLSKKDFHLIKQLIQYNFGF, from the coding sequence ATGGCCTACCAACCACGGCAAAAAGACATTGTCTGGATTAATTTTAATCCTTCTAAGGGTCACGAAATTCAAAAACGCCGGCCAGCTTTAATCGTTTCCTCCGATGACTACAACCATGCCACTCATTTTGTCATTGTCTGCCCGATAACCAATACAAAAAGGAAACTTAAAACCCATTTAAGACTTAAGGGCTACCAAACTACAGGTCAAGTGATGACCCAGCAAATGTATTCTTTAGATGTGACTGAAGCTGGTGGAAGAGAAATTCAATATATTGAAAGATTGTCTAAAAAAGATTTCCACCTTATTAAACAACTGATTCAATATAATTTTGGTTTTTAA